The genomic segment TGACATAGCCGACCTGATCAGGCGCGAAGCCAGCATCCGCCAAAGCACCGCGCATCGCCATCGCCATACCGCTGCTGTCAGGCGCGATCAGATCGCCCGCATCGCTCGACATGCCACCACCGGCCAGATGGGCAAGCGGCTTGACGCCACGCGCCGCCGCCTGGCCCGCCCGTTCCAACACCAGCACACCGGCCCCCTCGCCGATGATCAGGCCTTTACGTCCGCTCGAGAACGGTCGGCAGGTTTCCGGCGAAACCGCGCGCAGGACATCCCAAACCTTGAAGTAGGATGGATAACCGCAGGAATCTGTGCCGCCGACGATGGCCACATCGACCAGTCCGGCGCGGATCATCATCATCCCCATCATGACCGCATGGTTGGTCGAGGCGCAGGCGCTCGAGACACCAAACACCGGGCCGCGGGCGCCGACCTCCTTGGCGATGCGACTCGCCGGCGCGTTCGACATCGACATGGGAATGGTCAGCGGGCGTGGCTTGCGCTGTTCCAGGTAGATTCTCTGATAGCCCTCTTCGAGGACGTCGCCGCCGCCATTGGCCGTACCGATGATGACGGCAATGCGGGCGGGATCGATCCCAGCATCAGTCAGTTTCGCCTCCGCTATGGCCTGGCGGCCGGCCACCGCGGCGAACTGAGAGAAGCGATCGAGATTGCCGAGGGTCCGCTCGTCGAAATGGGCGCTGGCGTCGAAATTGCGGATCATCGCGCCCATGGTGAAGCGCAGTTCGTTGCAGATATCGGTGATATCGCCAATCATCGTCCGCCCCGACATGATGGTCGAGGTGAAGTCCGCGATCGAGAAGCCGGCGCTACTGACCACGCCCCGGCCGGTGACATCGACCCAGTTAGGGTTCATGCGTTGATCTTCTTATCGGCCGGGACGAAATCGATCAGCGCGTTGACGAAATCACCCACGGTGGCGAATTTCGCGTCCGGCGCCATGTCCACAGTCGCGCCATATTCTTCCTCGACCTTGAAGATCACGTGGATCACATCGATCGAATCGATCTTGACCCCTTCAAGTGGCGTATCCATCGCAAACTGTGTGGACTTGTCCTGCATTTCGGACCGCATAAAGCCCATGATGCGCTGAGCAATTTCTGCACGCGTTTCAGCCAAGTCCAACCTCCTAGTTCCGCCACCGTAGGTCCGCCTGGGGTGCGTCCGACGGCCGCATCCCAAGTGTTCTATAACCCTTATGAAATCAAATCTCCAAGGGCTCAACCCCGTAGCACCGTAGGTTGCGGTTGAGAGCAGATTCTCACTGGAATCTTGTCATAATACACGGAAATCGATGAGGTTTTGGGTTCCCAAATCGAATTGTGGAAGACCATCGTGAACCGCTTGATCGGCTCTCCCGGAAGCCTCGATTTTGGGGCCGCCTCACCGGCCACAGCACAGCTGCATGATTTTCGGTCAGACGATCAAACCGGCTAAATGCCGCCCAGGCCACGCTTTCGTCGTGCTCTCCCAGCAGCCTAGACCAAGCTGCCACCTATAGCTCGTATAACGAGAATCATATTCCGCGCCGGCGCGTCGCCACAGATCTGTGCATCTGCACAAATTTTCACGCTGACCCGCGCTAATTTTGTGGGGATTGGCCAAGGAAGATGCGCTCCCATCGGCGCACCAGGCCCAGCCGTTTGTTTCTGCTGAACCTTTGCTGTTGGCACGCGACATGCTCCCGCAGTGCACACGGCATGCGTGCCATGCAACAGCGGAGTGTGGATTGAGCCAGCCAAAGCTCGCGATCAACAATGTTTCCATGGTGTTCAACACCAATGGCCAGGAATTCGTGGCCCTAGCGCCGGTCAACCTTGATGTGCCGGCTGGTCGTTTCATCTCACTCATCGGCCCTTCGGGCTGCGGCAAGAGCACGCTCTTTAACATTATCGCCGGCTTGCAAGCTCCAACCGAAGGCCGCGTGCTGATCGACGGACAGGACGCCACCGGCCTCATCGGCCAGGTCGGCTATATGCTGCAGAAGGATCTGCTGCTGCCATGGCGCACGGTTCTCGACAATGTCATCCTTGGCATGGAGATCCGGGGCGTGCCGACGAAAGAGGCGCGCGATCGCGCCTTGCCGATGTTGCTGCGTTATGGCCTCGCCGGGTTCGAACATGCCTTCCCCTCATCTCTGTCCGGCGGCATGCGCCAGCGCGCGGCGCTGCTACGCACACTCCTGATCGACATGGATGTCATCTTGCTGGACGAGCCGTTCGGTGCGCTCGACGCACAGACCAAAGGCAAGATGCAGGAATGGCTCCTCACCCTGTTCAACGACTTCGGCCGCACGGTTATCTTCGTCACCCATGATGTTGAGGAGGCGATCTTCCTATCAGACGACGTCTATGTGATGGCGAGCCGCCCTGGACGCGTCATCGACAAACTGCCTGTCGATCTGCCGCGCCCGCGCGATCGCGCCATCGTCAGCACGCCCCGCTTCGTCGCCATGAAGAAATATTGCATCGACCTTCTGCACGGCGCCGCCGTGCCGGAAGCCGCCTGATCGCGCCAACAGAAAGGGACTCTGTATGACGACGAGAACAACGACGCTTCCTGGCCTCGGCATCGGAAAGGCCCCGACCGGCGCGACAAAGCCACCGCGCCGCTTGGCGCGACGGCTGCCGGTACAACGACTGTGGTCCACCTGGGCCATCGTCGCCACTCAGTTTGGCATTCTCGCTGCGTTCGTCGCCCTGTGGGAACTCGGAGCCGCAACCGGCATTGTCGACACCTTCTTCTGGTCGCGCCCGAGCCTGATCTGGACGACGATGATCGAGTTCTTCTCGGCGGGCGACGCTTTCGTCGACATTGCCTATACGTTCCGTTCGACCATCCTCGGCTTCATCATCGGCACAACTGCTGGCTCCCTGCTCGGCCTGTCGTTCTGGTGGTCGCGCAATTACGCGCTGATCATGCAGCCCTATATCATCTGCCTGGAATCGATCCCCAAACTGGCGCTGGCGCCGCTCATCATTCTGGTCTTCGGCATGGGCCTCGCCTCGAAGGTCGCCATCGCCACGGCGCTGACCCTGATCGTCTCGACGCTTACCGCTTATTCCGGCGTCCAGGCGGTCGATAAGGATCAGGAAAAGCTTTTCTACTCGCTTGGCGCCAGCCGCTGGCAGATCTTCACCAAGCTGGTCGCCCCCTCCTGTGTGCCGTGGATCATCTCGATTCTGCGGGTCAACATCGGCCTCGCGCTCACCGGCTCCATCGTCGGTGAATTCGTCGCCTCACAACATGGCCTCGGCCGCACCATCCTTTATGCCGGATCGACCTACGAGATCTCTCTGGTCTGGGTCGCCGTCCTCGTTCTCTCAGCTCTCTCGGTCGTGATGTATCTCGGCGTGACCTGGCTGGAAAGAATCCTGCGCAAAGGCGTCGTCCGCTAGGACGCCGCCCGCAAGCCGATCACAGTCATTATGGAGAATATGATGTCTCTCGCTTTCAGAACATTGCTCATGGCCTCCGTCGTCGCGCTTGGCGCGACTGGTGCGATAGCGCAGGAGAAGAAGACCCTGATCGTCGCTGAGCCGCTGCACAGCACCGGCTATCTGCCGCTCTACGTTGCCATCCAGAAAGGCTTTCTGGCGGAAGAGAATCTCGACGTCAAAATCCTCACGGTGGAAAGCGGCGCCGGACATACCAATGCGACCCTGAGCGGCCAGGCTTTCGCCTTCATCGGCGGGCCGGAGCACAATGCCTTCGCCAAGATCAAGGGCGGCGAATTGCGCGGCATCGTCAACGTGGTCGATCGCGGCAACGTCTATTACGTCGCCAAGAAGGGCATGGAGCCGAAACCCGGCGAGTCGCTGGCGAGCTATTTCAAGGGCAAGTCGGTCGCCCTTAATTTCTATGGCGGCACGCCCTATTCGATCACCCTCTACATGCTCAACAAGTGGAAGCTCAATCCCAAGAGCGACGTGACCTTGAAGGAGATGGCGACCGGCGCGATCCTGGCGACGGTGAAAGCCGGCGCCGCTGAGATCGGCGTCACCACCGAGCCGGTGCTGACGCGCGGTGTGAATGAAGGCATCTGGAGCGAGCCGATCCTCAACGTCCCCAAGGAGCTCGGCCCCTATGCCTATTCGACCCTGAACGTGCGTCTGGCGTCGATCAAGGAGGATCCCAAGACGGTGGCGGCTTTCGTGCGCGGCATCATCAAGGGCCTGAAGTTCACCGACACCAACCACGAGGAATCCCTGGCCATCGCCAAGAAGGAATTCCCGACGATGTCGCTTGAAGATCTCAAGGCGACCATCGACCGCTCTTTCGCCGATTCCATCTGGAGCAAGGATGGGATGATTTCACCAGAATCATGGAAGACCGGCGAAGCCGTCGTGCTTGAAGCCGGCATTCTGAAAAAGCCTGTCGCCTATGACGAGATCATCGACATGCAGTTCGTCAAATCGACCCAGGCTTCGATCGCCAGGTAACTTGATCGACAAGTAGTCCGCGCACCCATCACTTCGCACTTGGAGAAAACCATGTCTGACGAACCGATCTGGAATCAGTTTCTGACCGAACGTGACAAGGCGGTGTTCGCCGCCTCCGGCTATGGCGCGCGCGGTGGCTTCGGCAAGCGCCCGGCTCTGCTCGTCATCGACGTCAACTATGCTTTCTGTGGCGATAAATCAGAGCCAATCCTTGAATCGATCAAACGCTGGCGCAATTCCTGCGGCGAGGAAAGCTGGCCGGCGGTCGCCGCCATCAAGTCCCTGTGCGATAAGGCCCATGAGAAGGGCCTGCCGGTCATCTATACGACCGGCATTCGCCGCGCCGACAACTGGGACAGCGGCTCGTGGAGCTGGAAGAACAGCCGTGGCGGTGAGCATCCCGTCGTGCCAGTGAGCAATATCGACGGCAATGAGATCGTCGAGGAGATCGCGCCTGCCTCGCAAGACATCGTCATCTACAAGCAAAAGCCGTCCGGTTTCTTCGGCACCAATATGGCGAGCTATCTGACGCTGCTCGGCTGCGACAGCGTCATCGTCACCGGCACGACGACGTCGGGCTGCGTGCGCGCCACGGTGCTCGATGCCTTCAGCCTCAACTATCGTGTCGCTCTGGCCGAGGAAGGCTGCTTCGACCGTTCGCAGGCAAGCCACGCCATCAATCTTTGCGACATGAATGCCAAATATGCCGATGTGGTGAAGACGGCTGAAATACTCGCCTTCCTCGACAGCCTCCCCTCCGATCTGTTCGACCTGCCGAAGGGCGATGCACCGCCCATGGCGAAAGCGGCCAACTTTTAGGAGGCCCCATGAACGACGGGAAAATGACCGAGAGGATTTGGGACAAATTCCTCACCGAGCGTGACAAGGCGGTGTTCAAAGCCTCAGGTTTTGGCGCCACGGGCGGCTTCGGCAAGCGCCCTGCCCTGCTCATCATCGATGTGAGCTGGGCCTTCGCTGGCGATAAACCCGAGCCCATCCTGGAATCGATCAAGCGCTGGAGCACGTCCTGCGGCGCGGAAAGCTGGGATGCGATCGCCAAGATCAAAGTCCTCGCCGAAACGTTCCGGGACCGCAAATTGCCGGTGATCTACACCACCGGCGAAGCACGCGGCGATGGCTGGGACATGGGCAGCTGGGCCTGGAAGAACCCTCGCATGAACGAGGCGTTCGACAAGCCGCAGGCGCTCGACGGTAATGAGATCGTCAGCGAGATCGAGCCCCAGCCGCAGGATCTTCTGGTCTTGAAGCAGAAGCCGTCCGGCTTCTTCGGCACCAATCTCGCCGCCTATCTCACCCTGCTCGGCGCTGACAGTGTCATCGTCACCGGCACGACGACTTCAGGCTGCGTGCGCGCGACGGTGCTCGACGCTTTCAGCCTGAACTATCGTGTCGCGGTGGCTGAAGACGGCTGTTTCGATCGCGCGCAGCTAAGCCACGCCGCCAGCCTCTGTGACATGCATGCGAAATATGCCGATGTGCTGTCGACGGCGGAAATCATCCAGCACGTCAAGACACTGCCAGACGATCTGTTTCCGAATTTGCCGAAGGGGGTTCCTGCGCATGCCCCTGTGTCCGGTACGCCAGACCTCCGATTGGTGTCTTCGGCGTAATCGTCCGGCTTCGGCCGAACGATCAATCCCTTCTCGGCAGAGCCTCGGCGCGCACCCAGTGCGCGCCGTGTGCTATCTACTTTCTATTTCATCAGCCGCAATTGCTGGTCGAGCAAAGAGCCGCCGTTGAGATCGTCGAGCAGATTGAAATGGTGCTTTCCCTCGACAATGAGCGAAGGGCCAGCATTCCACAATTCGGCGATCTCGGCCGACTGACGCTTGAACTCATTACTTTCGCCGCCGCCCACCGCGACACCGATGCGCGTGCCGGGGCGCGGCTTACGCCGGTTCGGCGACAGGCGCTCGGCGATCTCGCGGCTGGTGATGCCGAGTACCGGCCCCATGGGGATCGGCCGCAGCGCCTCCAGATCGAAAATACCGGAGAGCAGATGGGCGCTGCGGATCGGCGGCATGCCTTCGTCGCAGGCGCACATGGCTGAGAGATAGCCCCCAGCCGAATGCCCGGCCACATGAATGGCACCGGCGTCGATGTCGAGACGGTCAGCCTCGCGCACCAGGAAATGCAGGGCTTCGCGGATCTGAGCGACAATAGACTCAAGCGGCGTTTCCGGCGCCAGGCCATATTCGATATTGGCGACGGCGAAACCGGCCTTCAGCACGCCGTCGAAGAACTGCGCATGCTGCTCCTTGGTCGAGGCCTGCCAATAGCCGCCATGGATGAACACGAAGACCGGGGGATGCGCCACGCCGGTCGGCCGATAAAGATCGAGCTTCTGATCGGGATGCGCACCATAAGCAAGATCGAGCGCCGTGTGCTTGGCGCGCGCCGCCGCGCCATCCTTGGTCCACATGCGGAACATGGCGCCCATATCAGGCACCTGACTACGCGGGCTCATCTCGCGAGCGAGTTCCGCCACACCATAGTCACGGAACACCGGCGTTGTCGGCGGCGGCGTGGTCGGGATGCGCGCTGTGGCGCGCACGTGAATCTGGCCGTCGGTCGAACGCGAAATCGTCGGGTGCGGCCGGAAGCCAGCGAAGACCATACGCCATTGCTGGTCAATGGCACGACGCGACGGATGGATCGAAGCCGGATCGGGCGCGGACCACTGCATCGCGGTCAGATGCGGCGGGCCACCGCCAGCCTTCGCCAAAGCCGCGAGCGCGCCTTCGAGCGCCTGTGTCAAACCGGTTTCCGGCGACGTGGCCGGCGCGGAGCCTTCAACTTCAACGAGGCGCGTATCAGAGTCCGACATAGGTGTGCACCTTTTCCAGATCGCGATCGAGCGCGGCGCCGTCGCCGGACCAGACCGTGCGGCCCTTCTCGATGACCACGTGACGATCGGCAAGGCGGCGCAGCACCGAGACATTCTTGTCAACGACGAGAATCGACTGGCCTTCCGCCTTCAAGGTTTCCAAGCACTTCCAGATTTCGGCGCGGATCACCGGCGCCAAACCTTCGGTTGCCTCGTCGAGGATCATCAAACGCGGATTGGTCATCAACGCGCGACCGACAGCCAGCATCTGCTGCTCGCCACCCGAGAGCGTGCGCGCCCATTGCTGCTGGCGTTCATGCAGGCGCGGAAACAGATCGAACACCCGCTGCAAGGTCCAGGGCTTGGCACTCCCGCGCCGGTCGGCGCTGGTGGCGACGAGATTCTCGCGCACGGTGAGGGTCGAGAAAATCTGCCGCCCTTCCGGCACCAGACCGATGCCGCGACGAGCGATGGCTTCCGGTGCCAGCCCGGCAATGGGCTGACCGAGAAAGGCGATGCCGCCGGCTTTCGCCTCGAGCAGGCCCATGATGGTGCGAATGGTCGTGGTCTTGCCCATGCCATTGCGGCCCATGAGCGAGACGCATTCGCCTTCACCCACCTGCAACGAAATATCGAACAGAACTTGGCTGGCGCCATAAGCGGCCTGAAGGCCTTGCACATCGAGCATCATGCGTCGCCCTCGCCAAGATATGCGGCACGCACCTGCGGATCAGCCTGGATCTCTTGTGCCGTGCCGGTGGCGATCACCTTGCCGTAAACCAGCACCGAAATGCGATCGGCCAAAGCGAAGACGGCATCCATGTCGTGTTCGACCAACAGGATGGCGATACGGCCCTTCAGCGCTTTCAGCGCATCGATCATCTGGCGGCTTTCGGAAAGACCAAGGCCGGCCATCGGCTCGTCGAGCAGTAGCAGGCGCGGTTCGCTCGCCAGTGCCATGGCCAGTTCGAGCTGCTTGTGCTCGCCGTGAGACATGTCACGCACGGAAACGTTGCTGCGCGCGGCCAGGCCCGCGTCGGCGAGCAGGCGCCGGGCTGGCTCGTTCAGACTCGGATCATTGGCGGCGTTCTTCCAGAAGCGGAAGGAATGGCCCTGATGCGCCTGAATGGTGAGGGCGACATTGGCCAGCGCCGTCTCCTCATCCAGCGTCTGGGTGATCTGGAAGGTGCGGGCAATACCCAGATGCACGCGCGCGGCGGTGTCGAGCCCGTCGAGCGACTGGCCGGCGAACCGCACGGTACCGCCATCGGGCGTCAGCTCGCCCATGAGCTGGGTGATGAACGTGGTCTTGCCGGCGCCGTTCGGACCGATCAGCGCATGCACCTCGCCCGCGCGCACATCAAGCGACAGATTGTCGGTGGCGGCGACGCCGCCGAAGCGTTTACGCAGGCCCTCGACCTGCAGCAGCACGTCAGCCATCACGGCTACCCCGCAGCATGCGCACGAGGCCGGACAGACCGCCCCGGGTGAACAAGATCGCCAGCACCAGGATCGGGCCGAGGATCACCTGCCAATGTTCAGTCCAGGCGGCCAGCACGGTTTCGAGGCCGATCAGCACGGCCGCGCCGAAGGCCGGCCCCAGCAAGGTGCCAGCGCCACCGAGAATGACCATGAACATGAACTCGCCGGACTGGGTCCAGTGCAGCATATCGGGGCTGACATAGCGCATGTGATTGGCCATCAGCGCGCCAGCGAGGCCACCGCCCATGCCGGCAATGACGAAGGCGACGAGCTTATAGCGATAGGTGCGCACGCCCATCGCCGCCATGCGCCGTTCGCTCTGGCGCACGCCGACGAGAATGCGGCCGAAGCGCGAGGCGACGATGCGCGACAACAGCGCGTACCAGAGAATGGCGACCACGAGACAGATCCAATACCAGATCATCGGATCGCGCGTATCAAGACCGGGTAGCGCGTTGCGGCGGCGGATGATCAGGCCGTCGTCGCCGCCGTAGGCTTTCAGAGCCACGAAGAAGAAGAAGATCATCTGGGCGAAGGCCAGAGTGATCATGATGAACTGCACGCCGGAAGTGCGCAGCGACAGCGCACCGAAGATCGCCGCGAACAGGCCGGCGATGAGGATCGCCACCGGCACGGAGATCAGCATCTGGTCCGTGCCCAGTGTCAGGCCGAACAGCGGATCGCCGGTGACAGAGTGGCGATAGAGAATGCCGACCACATAGCCGCCAAGGCCATACCAGGCAGCGTGGCCGAAACTGGCAAGGCCGGCGTAGCCCATGATCAGATTGAGGCTGGCGGCGGCGATGGCAAGAATGATGATGCGGGTGGCGAGCGAAACCAGCGCCGGCTGCCCGATCAAAGTGGCGAGATAGGGCAGAACCGCGAGCAGCACGATGAGCTGCGCGATGAGCAGGCGCGAACGCACGTTCTTCGGTTTGGCAAGCGCTGTATTAAGGGCGGGATTATGAATTTCAGCCATTGGCGGGCAACAGACCCTTCGGCTTGATGAGAAGAACAATAGCCATCAGCAAATAAACACCCATGGCGGAAATGCCGCCGGCGAGAGCGTCGGCTTCCGAGCCGCTGGTCATGAGATGGCGCATCAGAGCAGGCAGGAAGGCGCGCATCATGGTGTCGACGATCCCCACGATAAGCGCGCCAGCGAAGGCGCCTTTGATGGAGCCGACACCGCCGATGATGATGACGACGAAGGTCATGATCAGCACATGCTCGCCCATGCCGACCTGCACCGCGCTGATCGGGCCGGTCATGATGCCGGCCAGCCCCGCCAGCATGGCGCCGAGGCCGAATACGATGGTGTAGAGCAGCTTGATGTCGACACCGAGCGCCCGCACCATGTCGCGGTTGGTGGCGCCGGCGCGGATCAGCATGCCGATGCGGGTGCGCGCGATGAGGAAATAGAGGCCGACCGCCGTCAATAGACCAACGAGGATGATGACAAAGCGGTAGAGCGGATACTGAACCCCGGCGAAGATCGGGATCGAGCCTTCGAGCCAGGACGGGATCTCAACGAACAACGGCTGCCGGCCGAAGAGAATGATGGTCATCTGGTTGAAGAACAGAATCAGGCCGAAGGTGGCCAGAACCTGATCGAGATGATCGCGTGCATAAAGGCGGCGAATGACCAGGAATTCGATCACCATGCCGGCGATGGCGGCGCAGGCCAGCCCGACCGGGAAAGCGATCAGGAACGAGCCGGTCTTGGCGGCTGTGAGCGCCGCCGCATAGGCGCCGATCATGAACAAGGAGCCGTGGGCGAGATTGATCACGCCCATGATGCCGAAAATAAGGGTGAGGCCAGCGGCGAGTAGGAACAGCGTGAAGCCGAGCTGCACGCCGTTCAGGGCCTGTTCGATCAGAAGCGCCATGACGCTCCTGCGTCGTTACGAGTGTTGCCAGAGAAACGTGAGCGCGACATCTGCAGGTCTATTTCACCGTTCAGCCGCGCCCACACGAACCTTGCCTCAGAGCTTGCAGTCTTTGGCATAGAAGTCGGCGTGATTGGTCAGCACCTTGCCCTTGGTGACGAGCACGACGTCGCCCTTGGCGTCCTTCTCAACCTTCAAGGCATACCAATCCTGGATCGGATGCTGGTTGTTGTTGAACTTGAAAGCGCCGCGAACCGAAGCGAAATCGGCTTTCAGCATGGCCGTGCGGAACGCCTTGAGATCGTCGACCTTACCGCCGGTGTTCTTCAGAGCCGCGCCGATAGCGAGTGCTGCGTCATAAGCCTGGGCGCCATAGGCGGTCGGCAGACGGTTGTACTTCTTCTGGAAGGCGGCGACGAATTCCTTGTTCGCCGCATTGTCGAGGTCCGAGTTCCAATGCGAGGAGACATTGACGCCGACAGCCGAGTCGCCCAGCGCCTTCATGATGCCGAGATCCATGGACGGCGCCGCGACAACCATCGGGATGGTCGAGAGGAGACCGGCCTGCTGATACTGGCGGGCGAAGGCGATGCCGAGACCACCGGGGTGGAACTGGAACACTGCATCCGGCTTGGCGGCGCGGATCTGGGCCATTTCGGCAGCGAAGTCAGTCTGATCGAGGCGGGTGTAGATCTCGCCCGCGATTTCACCCTTGAAATAGCGCTTGAAGCCGGCGATCGCGTCCTTGCCGGCCTGGTAGTTCGGCGCCAGCACGAAAACCTTCTTGAAGCCAAGGTTGGTGGCGTATTGGCCGGCGCTCTCGTGCAGGGTGTCATTCTGCCAGGAGACGACGAAATAGTTCGGGTGGCATTCCTTGCCGGCGAAGTTCGACGGCGCGGCGTTGTTGCTGACGTAGACCGCGTCCGAATCCAGCACTTCCGGCGCAACAGCGGCCAGCACATTGGAGAAGATCACGCCGGTGAACAGCTTCACCTTTTCGTTCTTGATCAGCCGTTCGGCGATTTCCTTGCCTTGGCCGGGCTTCAGAGCGTCGTCCTCGACCATCACCTGTACCGGCACACCGCCAAGCTTACCGCCGCCCATTTCGACCGCCAGCTGGAAGGCGTCACGGGTGTCTTCGCCAAGATAGCCGCCGGGGCCCGACAGGGTGGTGATCAGGCCAATCTTGACCGGCGCCTGCGCCAAAGCAGGAACAGCCAGACAGGTAGCGACGAGCGCCGCAGCAAACGACTTCACCAAACTCATAACGGACCCCTCCAGAGATTTTTATGGATGTGGCAGTATCATAGGCGCGAGTGTGGGCAAAATGGAACTTAGATTTTTACCCAGCCTTCAGGCGGCGTGCGGCCCGGATGAAGGGTGCCGCATTTCGGGCAAGTGCGTACTTTTTCATCGGCCCAGAACGCCTCGAAAAGCGGCGGCAGATCGCGCACGATGCTGGTCAGCAGCACTTCGACCCGGTGCACCTTCTCACCACAGTTGAAGCAGAACCATTCAAAGGCGTCCTTAACCCCTGCCGGCCGCTTGTTCTCGACCACCAGGCCGATCGAGCCTTCCTGCGGCCGCTGCGGCGAGTGGCGCACGTGCGGCGGCAACATGAAAATGTCGCCCTGACGGATCGGCACGTCATAGAACTTGCCGTCGTCGAACACTTTCAGAACCATGTCGCCCTTGAGCTGGTAGAAGAATTCTTCCACCGGATCGTCATGATAATCGGTGCGCCGATTGGGGCCACCGACGACGGTGACCATCATGTCGGCGTCTTCCCACACCTGCCGATTGCCGACTGGCGGCTTCAGCAGATGTTGGTGTTCATCGATCCATTTCTGAAAATTGAAGGCACGCAGACGACCCTCTGACATCACCCTCTCCTCTATTCGGCGGCGGATTTGGCGGCCGACAGTTGCAAGCCGCAGGAGGCGAAAGCCTCGCGGGCCGCCTGCTTCTCGGCGTCGGTCAGCTCCAGCATCGGCCGGCGGACACGTCCGTCACCGCCCTGCTGGCCAAGCAGCTGCTGCCAATATTTGCCGTGGGCCGGGGGCTTCTCTTTCGGCTGCGTGCCGCGCAAAGCCTTACGGACCGGATCGAGGCTGTTGCGCACGGCGCGCGCCTTCTCGATTTCGCCGGCAAAGGCGAGATCGGTATATTCGCGCATACGGCG from the Beijerinckia sp. 28-YEA-48 genome contains:
- a CDS encoding beta-ketoacyl-[acyl-carrier-protein] synthase family protein; translated protein: MNPNWVDVTGRGVVSSAGFSIADFTSTIMSGRTMIGDITDICNELRFTMGAMIRNFDASAHFDERTLGNLDRFSQFAAVAGRQAIAEAKLTDAGIDPARIAVIIGTANGGGDVLEEGYQRIYLEQRKPRPLTIPMSMSNAPASRIAKEVGARGPVFGVSSACASTNHAVMMGMMMIRAGLVDVAIVGGTDSCGYPSYFKVWDVLRAVSPETCRPFSSGRKGLIIGEGAGVLVLERAGQAAARGVKPLAHLAGGGMSSDAGDLIAPDSSGMAMAMRGALADAGFAPDQVGYVNAHGTGTVANDRAESSAINEIFSGNRERISVSATKSIIGHAMGASGALEAMATIAALQTGLIPPTVNFVSADPECDVDATPNEPRRRDIEMALSNSFAFGGLNVSLAFARAQA
- a CDS encoding phosphopantetheine-binding protein, which translates into the protein MDLAETRAEIAQRIMGFMRSEMQDKSTQFAMDTPLEGVKIDSIDVIHVIFKVEEEYGATVDMAPDAKFATVGDFVNALIDFVPADKKINA
- a CDS encoding ABC transporter ATP-binding protein — its product is MSQPKLAINNVSMVFNTNGQEFVALAPVNLDVPAGRFISLIGPSGCGKSTLFNIIAGLQAPTEGRVLIDGQDATGLIGQVGYMLQKDLLLPWRTVLDNVILGMEIRGVPTKEARDRALPMLLRYGLAGFEHAFPSSLSGGMRQRAALLRTLLIDMDVILLDEPFGALDAQTKGKMQEWLLTLFNDFGRTVIFVTHDVEEAIFLSDDVYVMASRPGRVIDKLPVDLPRPRDRAIVSTPRFVAMKKYCIDLLHGAAVPEAA
- a CDS encoding ABC transporter permease, with the translated sequence MTTRTTTLPGLGIGKAPTGATKPPRRLARRLPVQRLWSTWAIVATQFGILAAFVALWELGAATGIVDTFFWSRPSLIWTTMIEFFSAGDAFVDIAYTFRSTILGFIIGTTAGSLLGLSFWWSRNYALIMQPYIICLESIPKLALAPLIILVFGMGLASKVAIATALTLIVSTLTAYSGVQAVDKDQEKLFYSLGASRWQIFTKLVAPSCVPWIISILRVNIGLALTGSIVGEFVASQHGLGRTILYAGSTYEISLVWVAVLVLSALSVVMYLGVTWLERILRKGVVR
- a CDS encoding ABC transporter substrate-binding protein codes for the protein MSLAFRTLLMASVVALGATGAIAQEKKTLIVAEPLHSTGYLPLYVAIQKGFLAEENLDVKILTVESGAGHTNATLSGQAFAFIGGPEHNAFAKIKGGELRGIVNVVDRGNVYYVAKKGMEPKPGESLASYFKGKSVALNFYGGTPYSITLYMLNKWKLNPKSDVTLKEMATGAILATVKAGAAEIGVTTEPVLTRGVNEGIWSEPILNVPKELGPYAYSTLNVRLASIKEDPKTVAAFVRGIIKGLKFTDTNHEESLAIAKKEFPTMSLEDLKATIDRSFADSIWSKDGMISPESWKTGEAVVLEAGILKKPVAYDEIIDMQFVKSTQASIAR
- a CDS encoding isochorismatase family protein — translated: MSDEPIWNQFLTERDKAVFAASGYGARGGFGKRPALLVIDVNYAFCGDKSEPILESIKRWRNSCGEESWPAVAAIKSLCDKAHEKGLPVIYTTGIRRADNWDSGSWSWKNSRGGEHPVVPVSNIDGNEIVEEIAPASQDIVIYKQKPSGFFGTNMASYLTLLGCDSVIVTGTTTSGCVRATVLDAFSLNYRVALAEEGCFDRSQASHAINLCDMNAKYADVVKTAEILAFLDSLPSDLFDLPKGDAPPMAKAANF
- a CDS encoding isochorismatase family protein, with protein sequence MNDGKMTERIWDKFLTERDKAVFKASGFGATGGFGKRPALLIIDVSWAFAGDKPEPILESIKRWSTSCGAESWDAIAKIKVLAETFRDRKLPVIYTTGEARGDGWDMGSWAWKNPRMNEAFDKPQALDGNEIVSEIEPQPQDLLVLKQKPSGFFGTNLAAYLTLLGADSVIVTGTTTSGCVRATVLDAFSLNYRVAVAEDGCFDRAQLSHAASLCDMHAKYADVLSTAEIIQHVKTLPDDLFPNLPKGVPAHAPVSGTPDLRLVSSA
- a CDS encoding alpha/beta hydrolase, encoding MSDSDTRLVEVEGSAPATSPETGLTQALEGALAALAKAGGGPPHLTAMQWSAPDPASIHPSRRAIDQQWRMVFAGFRPHPTISRSTDGQIHVRATARIPTTPPPTTPVFRDYGVAELAREMSPRSQVPDMGAMFRMWTKDGAAARAKHTALDLAYGAHPDQKLDLYRPTGVAHPPVFVFIHGGYWQASTKEQHAQFFDGVLKAGFAVANIEYGLAPETPLESIVAQIREALHFLVREADRLDIDAGAIHVAGHSAGGYLSAMCACDEGMPPIRSAHLLSGIFDLEALRPIPMGPVLGITSREIAERLSPNRRKPRPGTRIGVAVGGGESNEFKRQSAEIAELWNAGPSLIVEGKHHFNLLDDLNGGSLLDQQLRLMK
- a CDS encoding ABC transporter ATP-binding protein is translated as MLDVQGLQAAYGASQVLFDISLQVGEGECVSLMGRNGMGKTTTIRTIMGLLEAKAGGIAFLGQPIAGLAPEAIARRGIGLVPEGRQIFSTLTVRENLVATSADRRGSAKPWTLQRVFDLFPRLHERQQQWARTLSGGEQQMLAVGRALMTNPRLMILDEATEGLAPVIRAEIWKCLETLKAEGQSILVVDKNVSVLRRLADRHVVIEKGRTVWSGDGAALDRDLEKVHTYVGL